TAAGTCCTTTCGCTTACCAATGGGTATGCTGTGGACTTAAATGAGAATACGAAGAATATGAATATACAATAACTTAAACGAAACTCAGGTTAATAGATGGGCGAGCAGGTTGTTACTACATACCCCTTGTTGCTCTTAGTAGATACCCCTCGCCTTTCTTAGTAGATAGGCGAGCTGCTTCTTAGTAGATACCCGATGTAGCTCTTAGTAGAACGGTCCCGTCTTTATACTTAAAGCACCCCATCGTTCTTAGTAGAGAGACCTCGCCTATCTCAGTAGAGACACGAGGGGTCTCTTAGTAGAGAGACGACCCTAAGTGAAGCTTTGTGTTTTTTGAACTAAGAACTAAGAGTTGTGCTTCGCACAAGTTAAAAGATAAAAACTAAAAGATAACAGTTGGATTACCTAAAGGGTAGAACTTCCATAGCCGTACGGCGAGCGAAGCGTTGCCTACGGGAACAAGAAGAGTTTAGCGAAGCGACAAACTTCGGGATAGGCACAGTCGTTGCTTTCAAGAAAGCAATAGAATGGCTGAAGTTACACTTTCGATCAGTTCATCAAATCGTCGAAGAAATCATTAAGGTCTTTATCAAGAGCGTCCCAGATGTCGTTGCCTAATTGAATTGTATCATCATCAATGAATATCAGTTCTTCTTTTGTGGAAAAGTTTTCATCAACTAAACTAATAAAGAATGGTTTGTTAATAAAAGAACTGTCGAACGCATCGTCTTCTTGTAAAGTTTTAAGAAGTGCTTTAGCTGTATCTATAACCTCAGTCTCTATATCTTCCTGTGTTGTTAGACCTGATATATCGACATTCGCAAGTTGTTGTTCTAAGTCGTCGAATATCTTTAGAGTTGTCGTTTGAGTATCTAAAAACAGATATAAATCCGACAAAAGGTTACCCTCATTAGAAACTTCATACGAACGAAGGCATTCTAAGATTCCTTCTTGGATTTTTGCAGCTAAATTGCTATTGATAGTTTTCATAATGCAAAGGTAATTATTTTTTTGTTTGTATTTATTTGCTATTGATGTATTTTGAACTTATTAGTGAAACTTACAAATACCCCCAAGTTCTTAAAAAGTATATTATAAAGAAAATAGAAACACTCGAACAAGCCGTAGTCAACACCACTATTTGAGCCGATAGTTCGCCATCGTTACCCATATTCTTTGCCATAATATAACTTGCCATAGCTGTAGGTGTAGCAAATATACTTATAAGCACGGCTAAGTCGACACCCCTAAAACCAAGCATTACAAATATAGCAAGAGCTATTACAGGAACTATAATAAGTCGCGACATAGATGCTATAATTACCTTAGAAATATTACCTTTTAGGCTTTTAAACTTAAACTCTCCTCCCATAACAAACAATGCTAACGGTGCTGCTATACGTGCAAACTGAGACAGAGGAGATTCTATAAATTGAGGTAATTGTAAGTTTACTACTCCTGCCAATAAGCCAAAGAAGCAGCCTAAAATGAGAGGGTTAGTTACTATATCTTTCATTATCCTCTTGAAAGATATTTTATGTGTTCCCGACTCTGAATGTATTGAAAGAATAATTACTGCAGCTACATTATAAAAGGGTATCATTATGCCCATAAGCATAGATATTGCCGCCATTGCTTCATCTCCATACATTCCTGTAGCTAAAGGCAATCCATAAATTAAGAAATTACTTCGGTAGATGCCTTGTATCATACTGCCTTGCTGCGCTTTCCTTTTAATAAAACGTGGAATGATAAGGAATGATATTAAGATAACAACACTAACACCAATAAGAGACGCAAATATAAGACGAGTATTAGAAAAATCACCAGTATATGAAGAGCGTATGTCTTGAAATAACATTATAGGAAGACAAAACTTGAATACAAAACGGTTTAGTTGTCCTAAGAAGTCGTAAGTTACAAAACCTATTAGTCGTGCGATGTAGCCTGTAGCCATTAACACAAACAGAGGAGCTACAACATTCAAGGAAAATAGAAAGTTATCCATATTAATGTTTTTTTAATACTCGGTGAGGAATATCGCCATGCCCTACTATATCGAACTGACAATTACAATGTGTATCTAACCAAGTGCTACTAAGATTAGAACCCGTATGGTAATGTAGCGTTTCGTTAACACAAGCAATGTTTTTTACCTTAGACACAACAGTGCCTATATCGTGAGACACTAAGATAATTGCTGTGTTCTTGCGAAAATCTTCCAATAGTTCATAAAATTGATATTCAAATGTTTTATCTATATAAGTGCTCGGCTCGTCTAATATCAGCAACTTTGGGCGACTAACCATAGCACGAGCAAGAAGTACCTTTTGTAATTGACCACCCGAAAGTTCGCCTATAGGTTTATTTACAAAGTCTTTTATCCCAGTTTCCTGAACGATTTGCATTAGCATATCCTTCTTTTGTGTCTTGTTTTTACCTTTCTGAGACATAAGCCCAGACTCTACAACATCTTTTACTGATATAGGAAATCTTTTGTCGATGTACGATATTTGTGGCATATAACCTATATTGTCTTTCACCTCTTTAAGATGGAAAATAATATTACCAGAAGTGGGCTTTATTAAACCAACCATAACCTTTATTAGTGTAGTTTTACCCCCTCCATTAGGACCTATAATACCAAGAAAGTCGTTTTCATAAACCACTAAGTTTACATTCTGGATAACAATATTGTTGTTGTATCCAGCACTTAAATCTTTTATTTCAAGCAAAGGCTTATTCATCAGATAAAGCTTTTGATATTTTTATTATCTCTTCCTTCCAGTTATACGACAAAGGATTGATAGATATTAGCGTGCAGCCTGTTTCTTTAGCAATAGTTTCAGCATTTTTCTTATCGAACTCCTCTTGAATAAATATTGTTTTTATTTGTTTCTCTTTTGCCGTATCTATAAGTTTTTTCAATTGTTCGGGCGAAGGTTCTTTTCCATCTATCTCTATCGAATATTGAGTTAGATTATAGTCGCGAGCAAAATAAGTAAGAGCAGGGTGATATATTATAAAATTCTTTTGAGATGAATTAGTTAAATATCCGTCTACCAAGCTGTCGAGTTCGTTTATTTCTTGAATAAGTTGTTCGTAATTACGTCTGTAAAATTCGGCGTTAAGACTATCTAAGTCACAAAAAGCTTTATACATATTCTCTGCTATAATCGCAGCTTGTTTTGGAGACGACCAAGAGTGTGGGTCTATTCCCATTTCAGAACATTTGTGATGATGACCAGTATGACTATGGTCGTGTTCAGAATGTATATAGCTTATTCCTTCTCCATTGTTAAAGAATAACACATCTTTATTATTTTTCTTGAGTTTGTCGAGCCACGCATTTTCAAAGCCTATATAACCAATCTGGAAGTAAGCCACGCTTTTTGCCAAACCAATCATTTGCTTGGGTGATGGATCGTAATCTTCTGGACTTACACTCGGAGGCACCATAGTTTGAATAGAGTATAAACTATCGGCTATCTGTTCGGCAAAATAACGCTGAGGCTCTATTGTTACCGTAATTATATTCTCTTTCTCTACACTATTTTTTACACAATAAGTAAAAGAAGTAAGAGATAATAGTAGTGCTAATATTAATAATTGTCTCATAACTGTAGCTTTATTTGAATACCTGATTAATAATATACTCTTTATCTGTGCTTAACTGTTGTTTAAGTTTATCTAAGTTTTCGAATTGTGTGTCATTTCTTACAAAATCGACAAACTCGATAGTTATATCTTCTCCATAAATATCTTTGTTGAAGTCGAAAATATTTACTTCTATTCTGTTTTCGCCTTGTTGCGATACAGTTGGTCTGTCGCCTATATACGCCATTCCTTTATATCTTTCACTGTTTAGTGTTACGCAAACAGCATAGACTCCTTTTTGGGGAATAACTTTCAGGCTTGAATTAATTTGCAAATTAGCAGTCGGCACTCCTATAGTTCTCCCTATTTTGTTGCCCTCTATAACCTTTCCTTTAATGAAGTAATTATAAGACAGTAATTTATTAGCTTTAACTATCTCCCCCTCTTCTATAAGATTTCTTATAACTGTAGAGCTAACGTGCAAATCTTCAAGGTCGAGCTCTTTAGCAGGATATATTTTTATACCACACTGTTCGCCAAACTTCACATAGTCATTGTAGCTGTGCGCTCTGTCTTTACCAAATTTATGATCGTAGCCAATTAATAAACCTTTAATATTTAGTTCCGTTTTAAGAATATTGTTCATAAAATCGCAAGCTGTCATTTCCGCCAACTCTTTTGTAAAGTCTAACACATAACAATTATCAATACCCGTAGCCTCAAGTTTAGTTATTTTTTCTTCAAAAGTATTTAATAGCTTAGGCTGAAACTCCTTATTCAATACTTTTCGTGGGTGTACAGGGAAAGTAATTAAAGATGTTTCTATGTTTTCTCGTTTAGCCAGAGTCTTTAACTGAGATAAAAGATAGTGATGCCCTATATGAACACCATCAAAAAAGCCTATGGTTGCTATTGTTTCTTTTTTCATAAAGCATTAATTACTTTTTCTCTATGATAGAAGTAAGTGGATATTTCAGGTTGCTGTATGAAGTTAAGTTTGCATCGGCTGCGCCAATCTTAAGTTTTGCCTTCATTCTAAGAGGTAAACGATTATTGTCGTTGCCAATCCATATTTCTATTGCATTAGACGACTCGGTAAATACATCGTGAGTTATATCTACATTAAACTTTAAGGCTTTGTATTTTTTATTTTTTGAGCCTTCAATATTTGTTTCTCCTTTATAACGAATAAGAATGTCTACTTTTCGTCGGCCAATAAAAGTACTCATACGTTCTTCGTATCCCGGGCACAAGTTATCGTAGTTTAAGTTTCGGATATGAAGCAATATATTCAGAAGATCGTACCCTGAGTATTCGGTAGAAATAATAGAATCTACAACAATCTCTCCTTTTTTTATTCGCTTAACGTGAACATCAGTTCCATTGGTATCAAAACGCAAAAACTTAGATTCTTCTATAAAGTGCGAACTTCCCTCATTAACACTTCTTTTGTGGTATATTGGTTCGAGAAAGGGCAACGAAGCATAAGACGTAAGAGTATCTCTCATCTTATATATTTTATCAAAGAAAGAAGTTGTTTTGAAATCAAGCTCAGAGCGAAAGGTAATTTTCCCTTCATAATAATCTTTTGTTATTTTGAAGTTTGCCGTTCCCCCTTTCATATTTATCAATCCGTATTTATATTTTATATCAAACTTAAGAGTTTCTCCTTCTTGAGAAGTACACTCTTGAGCTTGCACAAAAGAAACACCTGATATTAAAAATAATACCAGCAATATTGTATGTGTCGAGACATTAAAATAACGATTTCTGAGATGATGTATTCTTGTTTTTACGTTCTTCATTTCTATCCCTTTTAGCTTTCTTCTCTTTCGGTTTGTTTTTTGTAATTTCAATAGGCTTTTGCCTTTCCAGAGGAAGAGCAGTTACATTCCACGATTGCTCCCATTCCATATACTTCTTTATATCGAAAAAGGTAGGGTAATAAAACACTTCTTCAGGTTGTATATTATCTTTATAATTCCCAGTATCCCACTTCATATTCTGATTACTGTCGAGGATATAACGCAAAAAGTACCTTCCAGGTTGAATGTCGACGAAAATTAATTCGCCGTCAATAACTTTCGACTCTTTAACAACCTGTTCTCTTGAGTTTAATAACTGTCCGAAGCCAGAATTACTTATTCCTGTTATTTGAACAAACAATGCGCCATAGTCTTCAACGGCTTTTGTTTTTATGATACTCTTTTTAGCATCGTTCCATTTACCGTAAACACTTGTAATTGCAGCCGAATCTATTTGTATTTGATATTCGTGTTTGTATGGCCAATTAGGTAAGAAATAGAATGCGAGTGGATTTAGAGTGTCTTGTATTAAAGGCATATCAACTTTATGCCACAAAGTATCTATCTTTTGTACAATGTTTATCTTTTCTATTACCGAAGAATTAACCGGTTCGGAGAATATAACCTTAACAGTATCGAAAACATTAATACTTCCAGCAGGCGAAACATTAACATCTAAGAATGTTATCTCATCGTTGTCTGATTGTTTAGCCTTTCTTCTTTGGTAAAGGCGCAATGTATCTATTTTGCTCACTAAATTATTAAGAGTATCGTGCTGCACATATTCGGCTTTTAAGAGCAGCGTATCTCTTTGCCACACCATAGAGTCGGTAATCCAATAAGTCATTGTTTTGCAGTCTGGCGATTGCTGTAGAATAAACCAATCGTTTATGTTATCTTCAATCTCTCTTTCGTCTAATAAAGTGATTGAGGGGGGCATCTTAATATCGGAATTAAACTCCATAGTAAATTTATTACTATCAACTCTTGAGCTTCGAGATAAATATTGTTGCTCGTTATCGTGTTCGAACAAGCGAATAATTATATCGTCGGGAGTAAAGCGAGTATACGGAACATCAATAATAGTATCTATAGTTATAGTATCGTGCCATATAGTATCCTTTCTTACGGCAGGAGTAAAAGAAGGAACTATTAGTGAGTCGTAGAATGCTATTGCTTCTCCTAATTGATCGAATTTGAAGTCGCGATTAACATCTTTCAACGCATAAAGGCGATAAGTGCCCGGAGCAATATTTTTTATTGTAAAGCGTCCTCTGTCGTCAGTTTGGGAAGTACGCACAAAAGGTTTGTTTATAAAAGCCGAATCGCTTAAATCGGAATGTATACCAACAATAATTTTAGACATCGGTTCGAGGTTTGAAGAGTTTAATAACAGTCCCGAAACTTCTAAAGAGTCTATTATTTCGCCTGTTGAGAAAGCAAACGAAAAATTTTCTAAAGCGTTACCTTCATTATTGTCGATTATAGCGTCGGTAAAGTCGAAGGTATAAGTTGTGTTTGGTATTAACGAATCTCTAAGCTCTACTGTTATACGTTTCCCTACTGATTTTATAATAGGCATTTTAAGCTGAGGAGGAGTTATTATAACTTTTTCGTTAGGGTTAGAGATATTAATAAATTCGTCGAACCATATAGTTATTTTATTTCCGTCGAAGTTAATTTTATTTGGCTCAGGGTTACTTCTTAAAAAAGCCGGTGGAGCTACGTCGTAATCTCCCCCTCCTGGATTGCCAATACTTGCACAAGCATATAATCCGCAAACAATTAATGCAATGTAAATAGTTCCAAATAGAACTCTTTTAATGAAATGAAGAATGTGCATTGGTGATAGATATTTATTGCTGCAAAATTACGGAAAATTATTAAATAAAACTTGCCTACTACCATCTTCTTGCTCTCTGATGCGAACAAACACTGTGGCTTCGGGCAACAAAGGCTCTACGTTTTCCGACCATTCCATAAAGCAAAACGCACCGCTATCGAAATAGTCTTCTACTCCAATATTGTATGCCTCTTGTAAATCATTAATTCGGTAAAAGTCGAAATGATAAATTAAAGCTCCCGTTTTAGATGATGTGTATTCGTTTACTATGGCAAACGTAGGACTGTTTATAACATCTTCCACACCTAATTCTTCGCATATAGCTTTAATGAATGTTGTTTTGCCTGCTCCCATTTTCCCATCGAAAGCAAATATTGTATTGCCGTTAATCGAATCGATAAACTCTTTGGCAGCCTCTCTTATTTTGGAAATATCTTTGATAACTATCTCTTTCATAAAACAAAATTACAGTTTTTTTTTGTACTGCTGATGAAATTAGTAAATAATATATTAAAGTCGGTTTCAGCCCCCAACTTTAACCTCTTTTCGTAATCTTTAACTGTATGTATATTCGTGCGAATTATGCTTTTTAGACCAAATAAAGACTTTTCCCAATAACTCAGTGCGCTTTAGAAAAAACTCAGTGTCTTTCTCCTTTAAACTCACTGAGTTTCATCTTAAAAACACCGAGCTTTCTTGGGGATATAGTACAAAAAAGCCGCTAAGAAATTACTTCTCAGCGGCTTATGCATTTTGCATACACAAAGGTACAAAACTTTTAAGCGTTTGTCAAGTGCTCGTTAACCTTCGTTCACAACTATAATATTCTAATTAATCTGCTTTTCGTTGACAAACTACCGATTGCAAATCGCCTTTTAGCAGAATAAGAGTATCAGCAACTGAGCGCTAAGTACACGAAGAAACATTGTTAGCGGATACACTGTTGCATAACCCACAGATGGAGCATCATTCCCTGCCGAAGCGTTTGAAAAAGCTAACGCAGGAGGGTCGGTAGAGCTACCTGCAAGTAACCCCATAAGTGTAAAATAGTTCACTTTGAATATAGTTCGCGCTACAATACCCACAATAGTTAGTGGAACAATAGTTATAATCACTCCATATCCAACCCATTTCAATCCGCCTTGATTAACAATAGTGTCTACAAATCCGTCACCTGCCCCTAATCCCACACAAGCAAGAAAGAGACAAATCCCTACCTCACGAAGCATAAGGTTAGCACTCATTGTTGTGTATGTTACCAAGTGGTATTTAGGTCCAAAAATACTTATTAAAATAGCTACAATAAGCGGACCTCCAGCCAATCCTAACTTCACAGGTTGTGGTATTCCAGGGAAATGGAAAGGTATACTACCAAGCAATACCCCTAAAAATATACCTATAAATATAGGAACAAGGTTGGGTTCGTTTAATCGCTTCATCTGATTACCAAGTACTCGCTCTACATTCTTAATAGAATCTTCGCTACCAACAACAGTTACACGGTCGCCCACTTGAAGGCTAAGAGCTGGATCGGCAATAAGGTCTACTCCCGAACGATTAACACGAGTAATGTTTATGCCAAAGTTTTTACGAAGATTAAGTTGTCTGATAGAACGTCCGTTTACTCCCGATTTTGTAATCAATATCCTTCTCGATACTAACTGAGAATCAAGAGTATCCCATTGTTCTTGGTTCATATCAATTTTATTACCCAGAAACGCAACGATAGCCTCCATATTGTCGGGCGTGGTAGCTACGTAAAGTTTGTCGTGTTCAGCAAGAATTGTTTTCGACGAAGCAATTTCTATTTGATTATCAGAATGAAGTATACGAGAGATAATAAATTTACGGTCGATAAGTTGATGTAATTCGCAAAGATTTTTACCAACCACCGAAGGATTTGTTATTTCTAACGACAATAATTCTATCTTTTTATCTGTAGAAGAAGTATCGTTAAGTTCTGCCGATTCTTTTTCAGCATTTATTTTGAATATATACTTAAGCGCAATAATAGTTAGTATGATACCCACAACAGCCAAAGGATAAGCCACTGCATAACCCATAGCAATAGTTGAGTCTCCAGCACCTCCGTTCATATCGGCGTAAGCTTGTTGCGCTGCTCCTAATCCAGGTGTATTAGTTACCGCTCCCGAAAGAATACCTACCATTGTTTGCATAGGCACTCCCGTTATATAATGAATGACAATTGTTGTGATTACACCTAAAAAAACTATGCTCATTGCGAGCATATTAAGTGTAATACCACCTTTCTTAAAAGAGGCAAAGAAACTTGGTCCGACTTGCAGCCCTACTGAATAGACAAACAAAATAAGACCGAATTCTTTTACAAAGTGTAAGATGTCGTGGTTAACGTGAAGCCCGAAGTGCCCGAAAAGTATTCCTACAAAAAGAACAAATGTAATTCCGAGAGAGATTCCGAAAACTTTAATTTTACCTAATGCGATTCCTAATGCTATAACCGCCGCAAAAAGTATAACTGTATGAGCAACTCCATCGCCCATAAATAAATCAACTAACCAATTCATTTTTATGATTTTTCAAAATTTCCGCAAAGGTAGACAAAGTAAGTTTAACTACCTAACAATGACGCAATATTACTTACAAAAAGTTTAACAGAGATAGCTAAAAGAATAATTCCGAAGAACTTGCGTAAAACATAAATACCTCCAGCCCCTATCTTCTTCTGAACGAAGTTTACATTTCTCAAAACAAGGTAAACTATAAACATATTAATAAGGAGTGCTATAATTATGTTTATAGAGTTATATTCTGCCTTCAAAGAAAGAAGAGCAGTAAATGCACCCGGCCCCGCCAACAAAGGGAATATTATTGGTACTATAGTTGCATTATTTGACGGTCCATCGCTCTTAAATATTTCTATACCGAAAATCATTTCGCAGCCTATAACGAAAAGAACTATAGCTCCAGCCACAGCAAACGAAGACACATCTACTCCGAAAAGCTTTAAGACTCCTTCGCCAACAAAGAAAAACGCTAACAGTATTAAGAAAGAAAAGAACGAGGCCTTAAAAGAGCTATAAGTTTTTTCTTTCTCTTTTAAGTCTATAAATATAGGCAAAGACCCCGTAACATCTATAATTGCAAAGAGGACTATAAACGCACTAAATATTTCTTGTACGTTGAGACTCCACATAATTTTATTTATTAATTAACACAAAGTGCATCGTTAAGCGCAATAACAGCATCGGCATATCTATCTCTTGCTATAACAAATTGCATATTGACTTGTTTTAACGACTGACCAAAACAATCTATATTAAT
The window above is part of the Dysgonomonadaceae bacterium PH5-43 genome. Proteins encoded here:
- a CDS encoding multiple antibiotic resistance protein (product_source=KO:K05595; cog=COG2095; ko=KO:K05595; pfam=PF01914; superfamily=82861; tigrfam=TIGR00427; transmembrane_helix_parts=Outside_1_9,TMhelix_10_32,Inside_33_43,TMhelix_44_63,Outside_64_72,TMhelix_73_95,Inside_96_101,TMhelix_102_124,Outside_125_127,TMhelix_128_150,Inside_151_170,TMhelix_171_193,Outside_194_194), yielding MWSLNVQEIFSAFIVLFAIIDVTGSLPIFIDLKEKEKTYSSFKASFFSFLILLAFFFVGEGVLKLFGVDVSSFAVAGAIVLFVIGCEMIFGIEIFKSDGPSNNATIVPIIFPLLAGPGAFTALLSLKAEYNSINIIIALLINMFIVYLVLRNVNFVQKKIGAGGIYVLRKFFGIILLAISVKLFVSNIASLLGS